A single region of the Yersinia entomophaga genome encodes:
- the rsuA gene encoding 16S rRNA pseudouridine(516) synthase RsuA, translating to MRLDKFLSQQLGVSRALVARELRAKRVTVDGEIVKTGAMKLTPEQEVMFDGNLLQQQVGPRYFMLNKPQGYVCSTDDPDHPTVLYFLDEPVAYKLHAAGRLDIDTTGLVLMTDDGQWSHRITSPKHHCEKTYLVTLEHPVAEDTAEQFAVGVQLHNEATLTKPAQLEVIEPQLVRLTISEGRYHQVKRMFGAVGNRVAALHRERIGAIVMDEDLAPGEYRPLTEEEIASVGAPHLS from the coding sequence ATGCGATTGGACAAGTTTTTATCTCAGCAATTAGGGGTTAGCCGTGCGTTGGTTGCGCGCGAGCTACGGGCAAAACGTGTGACCGTGGACGGCGAAATCGTCAAAACCGGCGCGATGAAGCTGACGCCAGAACAGGAAGTGATGTTTGATGGCAATCTGCTGCAACAGCAGGTGGGGCCGCGTTACTTTATGCTGAACAAGCCTCAGGGCTATGTCTGCTCCACCGACGATCCCGATCATCCAACCGTGCTGTATTTCCTCGATGAGCCGGTGGCCTATAAATTGCATGCGGCGGGGCGTTTGGATATCGACACCACCGGTTTGGTTTTGATGACTGACGATGGTCAATGGTCACATAGAATTACCTCACCAAAGCACCACTGCGAGAAAACCTATCTGGTGACGCTGGAGCATCCGGTGGCTGAAGATACCGCCGAGCAGTTTGCCGTGGGCGTACAATTGCATAACGAGGCTACCTTGACCAAACCGGCGCAGCTGGAAGTGATAGAGCCGCAATTGGTTCGTTTAACGATCAGTGAAGGGCGTTACCATCAGGTAAAACGCATGTTTGGTGCGGTAGGTAATCGCGTAGCCGCGTTACACCGCGAACGTATTGGTGCCATTGTGATGGATGAAGATCTGGCACCCGGCGAATACCGCCCGTTGACTGAAGAAGAAATTGCCAGCGTTGGCGCTCCGCATCTGAGTTAA
- the yejF gene encoding microcin C ABC transporter ATP-binding protein YejF, translated as MATPLLDIQDLSIAFRQNQQERQVVSQLSLQVEAGETLALVGESGSGKSVTALSVLRLLPSPPVVYPSGDILFSGQSLLHADENTLRKIRGNQIAMIFQEPMVSLNPLHTIEKQLAEVLSLHRGMGRESARAEIISCLDRVGIRHAKGRLGDFPHQLSGGEQQRVMIAMAVLTQPKLLIADEPTTALDVSVQAQILSLLKELKQEMGMSLLFITHNLNIVRRLADNVAVMREGRRVELSDRQTLFSHPQHPYTRQLLDAEPQGEPIPLPPMAAPLLRVKNLQVGFPIKKGLLRRTVGHHYAVKGISFDLRPGESLGLVGESGSGKSTTGLALLRLLPSSGEICFDGQPLHSFNNKQMLPFRSRIQVVFQDPYSALNPRLAVWQIIAEGLEVHQKLSAAEREQRVIAAMEEVGLDPTTRHRYPTEFSGGQRQRIAIARALILQPQLLILDEPTSSLDKSVQAQILALLKSLQQRYQLSYLFISHDLQVVKSLCHQLIVLKQGEVIEQGDCQRVLTAPAQPYTRQLLQLAD; from the coding sequence ATGGCGACTCCTCTGCTGGATATTCAGGATCTCAGTATTGCTTTCCGCCAGAACCAACAGGAACGTCAGGTTGTCAGCCAGCTTTCCCTGCAGGTAGAAGCCGGTGAAACTCTGGCACTGGTCGGCGAATCCGGATCGGGCAAGAGCGTCACCGCCCTGTCGGTACTTCGTTTACTACCTTCACCGCCGGTGGTTTATCCGAGCGGAGACATTCTATTTTCCGGTCAATCGCTGCTCCATGCCGATGAAAATACGCTGCGCAAAATTCGCGGTAACCAGATCGCTATGATTTTTCAGGAACCCATGGTCTCGCTGAATCCGCTGCATACTATCGAAAAACAGCTGGCGGAAGTGTTGTCCCTCCACCGCGGAATGGGGCGGGAAAGCGCGCGTGCAGAGATTATCAGCTGTCTGGATCGCGTCGGTATTCGCCATGCCAAAGGGCGGCTCGGAGATTTCCCTCATCAACTTTCCGGGGGCGAACAGCAACGAGTGATGATCGCTATGGCGGTACTCACCCAGCCTAAGCTGTTGATTGCTGATGAACCCACTACCGCCCTCGACGTGTCGGTACAGGCGCAGATTTTAAGTTTGCTGAAAGAGTTAAAGCAAGAAATGGGAATGAGTTTGCTGTTTATCACTCATAACCTGAATATCGTGCGCCGTCTGGCCGATAACGTGGCGGTGATGCGCGAAGGGCGCAGAGTGGAGCTGAGTGACCGCCAGACGCTGTTTAGTCACCCTCAGCACCCATACACACGGCAATTGCTCGACGCCGAGCCTCAAGGCGAGCCAATACCGCTACCGCCGATGGCAGCGCCCCTGCTGCGCGTCAAAAATCTTCAGGTAGGTTTTCCTATCAAAAAAGGGTTACTGCGTCGAACGGTTGGCCATCACTACGCGGTGAAAGGTATCAGCTTTGATTTACGTCCGGGGGAAAGTCTCGGTTTGGTCGGCGAGTCAGGATCGGGAAAAAGCACCACTGGGCTGGCATTGCTGCGTTTATTACCGTCCAGCGGGGAGATCTGTTTCGACGGTCAACCACTACATAGCTTTAATAACAAGCAGATGCTGCCTTTCCGCAGCCGTATTCAGGTGGTATTTCAGGATCCTTACTCGGCGCTCAATCCCCGTCTGGCGGTCTGGCAAATTATCGCTGAAGGGCTGGAGGTTCATCAGAAGCTCAGCGCCGCCGAGCGGGAACAGCGTGTGATTGCCGCCATGGAAGAAGTGGGATTAGACCCGACCACTCGCCACCGCTATCCCACTGAGTTTTCCGGCGGGCAACGTCAACGCATTGCCATTGCCAGAGCGCTGATATTGCAGCCTCAGCTATTGATTCTCGATGAACCAACCTCATCGCTGGATAAATCGGTGCAGGCACAGATTCTGGCGCTACTCAAATCGCTTCAGCAACGGTATCAATTAAGCTATCTGTTTATCAGCCACGATTTGCAGGTAGTGAAATCACTGTGCCACCAGCTGATCGTACTGAAACAGGGAGAAGTGATAGAACAAGGGGATTGCCAACGGGTACTCACCGCACCGGCGCAGCCTTATACCCGACAGTTATTGCAACTAGCCGATTAA
- a CDS encoding Bcr/CflA family multidrug efflux MFS transporter, with translation MQEKRTSHIGLILILGLLSMLMPLAIDMYLPSMPIIAREFGVEDGRVQMTLSAYVLGFAIGQMFYGPMADSIGRKPVILWGTVIFALAGVACAMAQSVEQLVNMRFLHGLSAAAASVVINALMRDMFTKDEFSRMMSFVVLVMTIAPLLAPIIGGALLVWFSWHAIFWSMAGAALVGAVLVAFFIKETLPRERRQKFHLRTTIGNFGSLFRHKRVLSYMLASGFSFAGMFSFLSAGPFVYIDLNGVSPQNFGYYFALNIVFLFLMTLINSRNVRRVGAIKMFRFGLFVQLVMGIGLVAVSALGLGFWALVLCVAAYVGCIAMITSNAMAVILDDFPHMAGTASSLAGTLRFGIGALVGTILSLAPSRSAWPMVSSMAFCIIAAVFFYLYASRPGKKAA, from the coding sequence GTGCAAGAAAAACGAACATCTCATATTGGTTTGATCTTAATTCTGGGTTTGCTTTCCATGCTGATGCCGTTGGCCATCGATATGTACTTGCCCAGTATGCCGATTATCGCCAGAGAGTTTGGCGTGGAGGATGGTCGCGTACAAATGACGCTGAGCGCTTATGTGCTCGGGTTTGCTATTGGTCAAATGTTCTATGGCCCGATGGCAGACAGTATTGGCCGTAAGCCGGTTATCCTGTGGGGAACGGTAATTTTTGCTCTGGCAGGCGTAGCCTGCGCCATGGCGCAATCGGTAGAGCAACTGGTCAATATGCGCTTCCTGCACGGTTTATCCGCCGCTGCGGCCAGCGTCGTGATCAACGCATTGATGCGAGATATGTTCACGAAAGATGAATTCTCTAGAATGATGTCATTTGTGGTGTTGGTGATGACCATCGCGCCGCTATTGGCACCAATTATTGGTGGCGCTTTGCTGGTGTGGTTTAGCTGGCACGCCATTTTCTGGAGTATGGCCGGCGCAGCGCTGGTTGGTGCGGTGCTGGTAGCGTTCTTTATTAAAGAAACGCTACCGCGAGAACGGCGACAAAAGTTCCACCTTCGCACCACAATTGGCAACTTTGGTTCACTGTTCCGTCATAAACGCGTACTGAGCTATATGCTGGCCAGCGGATTTTCCTTCGCCGGTATGTTCTCTTTCCTCAGCGCCGGGCCTTTTGTTTACATTGATCTTAACGGAGTGTCCCCGCAGAACTTCGGTTATTACTTTGCGCTGAATATTGTCTTTCTATTCCTGATGACGTTGATCAATAGCCGAAATGTGCGGCGCGTCGGAGCCATTAAGATGTTCCGTTTCGGCCTGTTTGTGCAGTTGGTTATGGGCATCGGTTTAGTGGCCGTGTCAGCTTTGGGACTGGGATTCTGGGCGCTGGTGTTGTGCGTGGCAGCCTACGTGGGCTGTATCGCAATGATTACATCCAACGCCATGGCGGTCATTCTGGATGATTTCCCGCACATGGCAGGGACGGCTTCATCTCTGGCTGGCACCTTGCGTTTTGGTATCGGCGCGTTGGTCGGAACCATTTTGTCATTGGCTCCTTCCCGCAGTGCCTGGCCAATGGTTAGCTCAATGGCTTTCTGTATCATTGCGGCAGTATTCTTCTATCTGTACGCCAGTCGTCCGGGCAAAAAGGCGGCCTGA
- a CDS encoding YejG family protein, with product MNNIQLSVVHRLPQSYRWLSGFTGVKVEPIPLATIDEKNNLMGLKLLSHDGSAARQVMQRLHLSLQEIQVDSAIVEWEGEPCLFVHCHDESAAMCRLKNVGVAIAEKMTALYPF from the coding sequence GTGAATAATATTCAACTTTCGGTGGTTCATCGCCTGCCGCAAAGTTACCGCTGGCTGTCAGGCTTTACCGGTGTCAAGGTTGAACCGATTCCGCTAGCGACGATAGATGAAAAGAACAACCTGATGGGGTTGAAATTACTGAGTCATGACGGTAGCGCCGCCAGGCAGGTAATGCAGCGCCTGCACCTTTCGTTGCAAGAAATTCAGGTTGATTCTGCTATTGTCGAATGGGAAGGGGAGCCTTGCCTGTTTGTACACTGTCATGATGAAAGCGCCGCTATGTGCCGCTTGAAAAATGTCGGTGTTGCCATCGCAGAAAAAATGACAGCTCTCTATCCTTTCTAA
- a CDS encoding ABC transporter permease: protein MKPLSAINRARWARFKHNRRGYWSLWIFLTLFIISLFAELIANDKPLLVSYQGKLYMPFMVNYDETAFGGILTTAADYQDPYVIGRIEDHGWAIWAPIRFGNNTINFSTQVPFPSPPDRHNLLGTDSNGGDVLAKVIYGFRISMLFGITLTLFSSVIGICVGAVQGYYGGKIDLWGQRFIEVWSGMPTLFLVILLSSIIQPNFWWLLAITVLFGWMALVGVVRAEFLRARNYDYIRAARAMGVRDRVIMSRHMLPNAMVATLTFLPFILCGSITTLTSLDFLGFGLPIGSPSLGGLLLEGKNNLQAPWLGLTAFIALAMLLSLLIFIGEAVRDAFDPSKAY, encoded by the coding sequence ATGAAACCACTCAGCGCCATCAATCGTGCCCGTTGGGCGCGTTTCAAACACAACCGACGCGGTTATTGGTCACTGTGGATTTTTTTGACGCTGTTTATCATCAGTTTATTCGCAGAACTTATTGCTAACGATAAGCCCCTGCTGGTCAGCTATCAGGGCAAACTCTATATGCCCTTTATGGTGAACTACGATGAAACCGCCTTTGGCGGTATTCTAACTACCGCCGCCGACTATCAAGACCCTTACGTAATAGGCCGTATCGAAGACCACGGCTGGGCAATATGGGCGCCGATTCGCTTTGGTAATAACACCATAAACTTCTCCACGCAGGTTCCCTTCCCTTCTCCGCCCGATCGCCACAATTTATTAGGCACGGACAGCAACGGCGGTGACGTATTGGCTAAGGTTATCTATGGCTTTCGTATTTCCATGCTGTTTGGCATAACCCTGACGCTATTTTCCAGCGTGATAGGCATTTGCGTCGGGGCGGTGCAGGGCTATTACGGTGGAAAAATCGATTTATGGGGGCAACGATTTATTGAAGTTTGGTCAGGTATGCCAACGTTATTTTTAGTGATTTTGCTGTCCAGCATTATTCAACCCAATTTCTGGTGGCTGCTGGCGATTACCGTTTTATTCGGCTGGATGGCGCTGGTTGGCGTGGTGCGCGCCGAGTTTTTACGTGCCCGCAACTACGATTATATTCGGGCAGCCCGCGCGATGGGCGTGCGCGATCGGGTGATTATGTCGCGCCATATGCTACCAAATGCGATGGTAGCAACTCTGACATTCCTGCCGTTTATTCTTTGTGGGTCTATTACCACGCTAACCTCACTGGATTTTCTCGGATTTGGCCTGCCGATCGGCTCACCATCGTTGGGAGGGCTCTTGTTGGAAGGGAAAAACAATCTGCAAGCCCCTTGGTTAGGATTAACCGCATTTATCGCGTTGGCGATGCTGCTTTCCCTATTAATTTTCATCGGCGAAGCGGTGCGTGACGCTTTCGACCCAAGTAAGGCGTATTGA